The following are encoded in a window of Novosphingobium sp. ZN18A2 genomic DNA:
- the cysK gene encoding cysteine synthase A: MKADSILATIGNTPHIRLSRMFPDHEVWVKAERANPGGSIKDRIALSMVEAAEADGSLKPGGTIIEPTSGNTGIGLAMVAAVKGYKLVLVMPESMSLERRRLMLAYGAKFDLTAKEKGMKGAIERAAQLVQETPGAWMPQQFENPANPAIHARATAQEILADYTDTPLDALISGVGTGGHLTGCAEVLKKAWPEMKAFAVEPDLSPVISGGQPGPHPIQGIGAGFIPGNLHTQAIDGAIKVDAADAKAMARRCATEEGMLVGISSGATLAAIALKLPELPAGARVMGFNYDTGERYLSVPDFLPE, encoded by the coding sequence ATGAAGGCCGACAGCATTCTTGCCACCATCGGCAATACACCGCACATCCGCCTGTCGCGGATGTTTCCGGACCATGAAGTGTGGGTGAAGGCCGAACGCGCCAATCCCGGCGGTTCAATCAAGGACCGCATCGCGCTGTCCATGGTCGAAGCCGCCGAAGCGGACGGCAGCCTGAAGCCGGGCGGCACCATCATCGAACCGACCAGCGGAAACACCGGGATCGGCCTTGCGATGGTCGCGGCGGTGAAGGGCTACAAACTTGTCCTGGTCATGCCCGAATCGATGTCGCTCGAACGGCGGCGGCTGATGCTGGCCTATGGCGCGAAATTCGACCTTACGGCCAAGGAAAAGGGCATGAAGGGCGCGATCGAACGCGCGGCGCAACTGGTGCAGGAAACACCCGGCGCCTGGATGCCCCAGCAGTTCGAAAATCCGGCCAACCCGGCCATTCACGCCCGCGCCACCGCGCAGGAAATCCTTGCTGACTATACCGACACTCCGCTTGACGCATTGATCAGCGGGGTCGGCACCGGCGGCCACCTGACCGGATGCGCCGAAGTGCTGAAGAAGGCGTGGCCCGAAATGAAGGCGTTCGCAGTGGAGCCCGACCTTTCGCCGGTGATTTCGGGCGGGCAGCCCGGCCCTCACCCGATCCAGGGCATCGGCGCGGGCTTCATTCCCGGCAACCTGCACACGCAGGCGATCGACGGCGCGATCAAGGTCGATGCGGCCGATGCAAAGGCGATGGCTCGCCGCTGCGCGACCGAGGAAGGGATGCTGGTCGGGATCAGTTCGGGCGCGACGCTGGCGGCCATTGCGCTCAAGCTGCCCGAACTGCC